Proteins from a genomic interval of Periophthalmus magnuspinnatus isolate fPerMag1 chromosome 11, fPerMag1.2.pri, whole genome shotgun sequence:
- the ccdc106b gene encoding coiled-coil domain-containing protein 106b has product MDPRSSREDPSPSDHYVVSGPSEEPPARGGGGSGGGGLYLDAYEVSFPLDDGVQRPHAYHINHGPRMVDEGVQEPPPSPYSPFILVSNLRAHLYVALEKNAWLQKRIEELEEERNFLRCQLDRFIVSMRAQDDWSMDPQRGVKVQPDSSPSPPSPMTTRSGMTLKRLQGGARIRHRASAIPVKQEYHLEEEKFYTEDEFVEEAEEEEEDSSVEKGSKKSRGRASGEPRMKMRRIFRITHGRERQRVKDPDGVLIRYKKILTTYQRVRSMSRAFQIHGVDRNTMASTSPIAELLLVAPEKVAEVGEFEASKEKLLDYARRCYKTMDEDTHSKVQTMKKTHKLLPISYRFRH; this is encoded by the exons ATGGATCCTCGGAGCAGCAGAGAGGACCCGAGCCCCTCAG ATCACTATGTGGTTTCAGGCCCCTCTGAGGAGCCCCCAGCCCGAGGAGGAGGTGGCTCGGGAGGGGGAGGCCTGTACCTGGACGCCTACGAAGTGTCTTTCCCTTTGGATGATGGTGTGCAGCGACCTCACGCCTATCACATCAACCATGGCCCAAGAATGGTCGATG AGGGGGTCCAGGAGCCCCCACCCTCCCCCTACAGCCCCTTCATCCTGGTGTCAAACCTGCGCGCTCACCTGTACGTGGCTCTGGAGAAGAACGCCTGGCTCCAGAAACGCatcgaggagctggaggaggagaggaacttTCTACGCTGTCAGCTCGACCGTTTCATCGTCAGCATGAGGGCTCAGGACG ACTGGAGCATGGACCCCCAGCGCGGTGTGAAGGTGCAGCCCGACAGCTCtccgtctcctccctctccgaTGACCACTCGATCGGGCATGACTCTGAAGAGGCTGCAGGGAGGGGCCAGGATACGCCACCGTGCCTCTGCTATACCCG TGAAGCAGGAGTACCACCTGGAGGAGGAGAAATTCTACACTGAGGATGAGTTTGTGGAGGAggccgaggaagaggaggaggactctTCAGTGGAGAAAGGATCGAAGAAGAGCCGAGGGCGAGCGAGCGGAGAGCCACGGATGAAGATGAGACGCATCTTCAGGATCACACACGGccgggagaggcagagag TGAAGGACCCAGATGGCGTATTGATCCGATATAAGAAGATCCTGACCACATATCAGAGAGTGAGGAGCATGTCCAGAGCCTTTCAGATCCACGGTGTCGACAGGAACACGATGGCCTCCACCTCCCCCATCGCTGAGCTGCTGCTGGTCGCCCCGGAGAAG GTGGCAGAGGTGGGAGAGTTTGAGGCATCAAAGGAGAAGCTTTTGGATTACGCTCGACGCTGTTACAAAACGATGGACGAAGACACTCACTCCAAAGTCCAGACCATGAAGAAGACTCACAAGCTGCTGCCCATATCCTACAGGTTCAGACACTGA
- the tmem238a gene encoding transmembrane protein 238a: MCEGLPHCKIALAFAVIMDLLGASALLVGVFAPLEIRGKDFGDLLVYTGALFVLMSLGGWVLWYSGNIEGLRSKKELGHIGSAVDRLARNLSRKIRIYRSHH; encoded by the exons ATGTGTGAAGGTCTGCCTCATTGTAAGATTGCTCTGGCCTTTGCTGTCATCATGGATTTACTGGGAGCATCTGCTCTGCTGGTCGGGGTCTTTGCACCACTGGAAATCCGAGGGAAGGACTTTGGAGACCTTTTAGTTTACACTG GCGCCCTGTTTGTCCTGATGTCACTGGGCGGTTGGGTGCTGTGGTACAGTGGAAACATCGAGGGCTTGAGGTCGAAGAAGGAGCTGGGTCACATCGGCAGTGCGGTCGATCGTTTGGCCCGAAACCTCAGCCGCAAGATCCGCATTTACCGGAGCCACCACTGA
- the si:ch211-232m10.6 gene encoding germ cell-specific gene 1-like protein, which produces MLENMSRGNRSLLSLSLTSMALTLSVSAFCTSYWCVGTHKVVKPVCLSPVKMKNCGQNNSQPYTTEAPTPDPKMPVSNVTLSPQQKEELARLRKKQLANAVQYIWETGEDKYMLRYFHTGFWLSCEKHQEGSDTEEKCRSFIELTPGETQGVLWLSVYSEFTYIGLLAMGFLLMCIECLCLCAKREMNALKINAFAAMCTVLSGMMGMVAHMMYTTVFQMTVSIGPKDWRPQSWDYGWSFAMAWLSFSCCMAAAVATLNSYTKTIIEMKHRARVRLEEARTAARAPSYEDVVQGGGGLYSISQLIQLAQQGMLVDPMWPRGEGAAVGPLACGAGGALLVGGGGIGVGIGGLSMGEAGPMGASGSMGSGTVGDPGARLMDPQGMMMLQGCGSEGCEDCEREMDEMDYTLQEEREGSIC; this is translated from the exons ATGTTGGAGAATATGTCCAGAGGAAACCGCTCTCTACTCTCCCTGTCCCTGACCTCCATGGCTCTGACACTGTCGGTGTCGGCCTTCTGCACGTCGTACTGGTGTGTGGGAACTCACAAAGTGGTCAaacctgtgtgtctgtctccagTCAAGATGAAGAACTGTGGGCAGAACAACAGCCAGCCCTACACCACAG aGGCCCCAACCCCAGACCCCAAAATGCCCGTGTCCAACGTGACCCTGTCCCCGCAGCAGAAGGAGGAGCTGGCCCGGCTGAGGAAGAAGCAGTTAGCCAACGCAGTGCAGTACATCTGGGAGACCGGGGAGGACAAGTACATGCTCCGATACTTCCACACAGGATTCTGGCTCTCCTGTGAAAAACATCAGGAAG GGAGCGACACAGAGGAGAAGTGCCGCAGCTTCATAGAGCTGACCCCAGGAGAGACACAAG GTGtgctgtggctctctgtgtATAGTGAGTTCACATACATTGGGCTGTTGGCCATGGGCTTCCTGCTCATGTGCATCgagtgcttgtgtctgtgtgccAAACGAGAGATGAACGCACTCAAGATCAACGCCTTCGCCGCCATGTGCACCGTGCTCTCAG GGATGATGGGGATGGTGGCACACATGATGTACACCACAGTGTTTCAGATGACCGTGAGCATTGGGCCTAAAGACTGGAGACCTCAGTCCTGGGACTACGGCTGGTCTTTTGC CATGGCGTGGCTCTCCTTCAGCTGCTGCATGGCTGCAGCTGTGGCCACTTTAAACTCTTACACAAAAACCATCATCGAGATGAAGCACAGAGCCAGAGTGCGCCTGGAGGAGGCTCGCACTGCCGCCCGTGCCCCGTCCTACGAGGACGTGGTCCAAGGAGGGGGAGGGCTCTATTCCATCAGTCAACTCATACAGCTGGCCCAGCAGGGCATGCTGGTGGACCCCATGTGGcccagaggagagggggcagcCGTGGGGCCCCTGGCCTGTGGAGCCGGAGGGGCTTTGCTGGTGGGTGGAGGGGGCATTGGGGTAGGCATAGGTGGGCTGAGCATGGGCGAGGCAGGACCCATGGGAGCCTCGGGCAGCATGGGCTCCGGGACAGTAGGGGATCCCGGAGCCCGACTGATGGACCCTCAGGGGATGATGATGCTGCAGGGCTGTGGCTCTGAGGGCTGTGAGGACTGTGAGCGAGAGATGGATGAGATGGACTACACCCTGCAGGAGGAGCGCGAGGGTTCCATCTGTTGA
- the LOC117378320 gene encoding recoverin-like has product MGNKSGAVSKEILEDLKLNTKFSETEIVQWYENFQKQCPSGRISKQDFQAIYTKFFPDSDANTYAQHVFRSFDENDDGTLDFREYIIALHMTSTGKTNRKLEWAFSLFDVDKNGYITKNEVKEICVAIFKMIPKEEVNCLPADENTPDKRADKLWKIFNKPDEGRVAEGEFIQGVLDDDDALRLIQYQPSK; this is encoded by the exons ATGGGCAACAAGAGCGGCGCCGTGTCCAAGGAAATCCTGGAGGACCTCAAACTCAACACCAAATTCTCTGAGACAGAAATCGTCCAGTGGTACGAGAACTTCCAAAAGCAGTGTCCTTCCGGCCGGATTAGCAAACAGGACTTCCAAGCCATTTATACCAAGTTCTTCCCGGACAGCGACGCCAACACCTACGCTCAGCATGTGTTCCGCTCCTTTGACGAAAACGACGATGGAACTCTGGACTTCAGGGAGTACATCATCGCGTTGCATATGACCTCCACCGGGAAGACCAACCGCAAACTGGAGTGGGCCTTCTCCCTGTTTGACGTGGACAAGAATGGATACATCACCAAGAATGAAGTGAAGGAGATCTGTGTG GCCATTTTCAAGATGATCCCAAAAGAAGAGGTGAACTGTTTGCCTGCAGATGAGAACACTCCAGACAAGAGAGCCGACAAACTGTGGAAGATCTTTAACAAACCAGATGAAG GGCGAGTGGCAGAGGGAGAGTTCATTCAGGGAGTTTTGGATGACGATGATGCTCTGCGTTTGATTCAGTACCAGCcttcaaaataa